A stretch of Mytilus edulis chromosome 11, xbMytEdul2.2, whole genome shotgun sequence DNA encodes these proteins:
- the LOC139494821 gene encoding uncharacterized protein codes for MAFKLPKLLPPRKRTAVIFDKNLTDGLPLCKPSDVKRLKTIGRGSYGHISLCQMQVKDYVLKELIVDDADSKKMFLKEARVMNNLNHQNIVKFNSIYKETEIGNNGIIMEYLAFNFEPFGQEFVAHSLRDLLKCIDNYDCEGFEHLHQFVATDVCSGLSYLHDNNIVHRDLKPENILVSNQHYCKDNKDISTLWLNKPVVAKLTDFGESRAKLSQTAILVHTRTNNVFRGTPVFMAPEIFFHDGTKLRDLQDLKQMDIWSYSMILFTHLNPDLKYPYHFEYCKEIESGNDRPATEVLKVLFW; via the coding sequence ATGGCTTTCAAATTACCCAAGCTGCTTCCCCCTCGAAAAAGGACTGctgtaatttttgataaaaacttGACAGATGGTTTGCCTCTCTGTAAGCCAAGTGATGTAAAAAGGCTAAAGACAATTGGACGTGGAAGTTACGGGCACATTTCTTTGTGCCAAATGCAAGTCAAAGATTATGTACTAAAAGAGCTCATTGTGGATGATGCCGACAGTAAAAAAATGTTCTTGAAAGAGGCAAGAGTCATGAACAATTTAAACcatcaaaacattgtcaaatttaattctatatataaagaaaCCGAAATTGGAAATAATGGCATCATTATGGAATATTTGGCCTTTAATTTTGAACCATTTGGTCAAGAATTTGTGGCCCATTCCCTTAGAGACCtcttaaaatgtattgataactaTGACTGTGAAGGATTTGAACATCTCCACCAATTTGTTGCAACAGATGTTTGTAGTGGTCTCTCCTACCTTCACGATAACAATATAGTACACAGAGATCTTAAGCCAGAAAATATACTGGTTTCCAATCAGCACTATTGCAAAGATAACAAAGATATAAGTACCTTATGGTTGAATAAACCGGTTGTTGCAAAGCTGACAGACTTCGGGGAAAGTCGAGCAAAGCTAAGTCAGACAGCAATTTTGGTACACACAAGAACGAACAACGTATTTAGAGGTACGCCTGTGTTCATGGCACcagaaatattttttcatgaCGGGACCAAACTTCGAGATTTACAGGACCTAAAGCAAATGGATATATGGTCATATTCCATGATATTGTTTACTCATCTCAATCCTGATCTCAAGTATCCATATCACTTTGAATATTGTAAGGAGATCGAAAGTGGCAACGATAGACCAGCGACAGAAGTGTTGAAAGTGCtattttggtga